Proteins from a single region of Haloplanus sp. GDY1:
- a CDS encoding CaiB/BaiF CoA transferase family protein, whose translation MTATDDEEATRILDDVTVVDLTTFVTGGFATLMLANQGAEVIKVERPGLGDDNRHSGPPFVSPDPDYDGPGRTADENGESPYFWTINYDKLSVEFDLKTDSGLAALYDLVEEADVVVENFRPGTAERLGVGYDDLREVNEDVVYCSISAFGETGPWSSRPGYDLLVQGTSGIMSVTGPEDGDPVKVGLPQTDLITAMWSAFGIVGALFRRELTGEGDRIEIGMHDAALPWLSKQAGKAFVGEQPKRMGTKDPVLAPYQAYPTADGYLNVGCGNQKLWEELCAAIDRPDLVDDERFASNPDRVANMDALEEELSAVFRERPTEEWVDLLADERGLPVGPVYDVPTALDNEQTEARDVIREVEHPALGTVPVIEHPLNYEHAEAGFDGAPPLLGEDTEAILRELGYDEADLRTLREEGAIPDAD comes from the coding sequence ATGACAGCGACCGACGACGAGGAGGCGACGCGCATCCTCGACGACGTCACCGTCGTCGATCTGACCACCTTCGTCACCGGCGGGTTCGCGACGCTGATGCTGGCGAACCAGGGCGCCGAGGTCATCAAGGTCGAGCGCCCCGGACTCGGCGACGACAACCGCCACTCCGGGCCGCCCTTCGTCTCCCCGGACCCGGACTACGACGGGCCCGGGCGGACCGCCGACGAGAACGGCGAGTCGCCCTACTTCTGGACGATCAACTACGACAAGCTGAGCGTGGAGTTCGACCTCAAGACCGACTCGGGGCTGGCCGCGCTCTACGACTTGGTCGAGGAGGCCGACGTGGTCGTCGAGAACTTCCGCCCCGGCACCGCCGAGCGCCTCGGCGTCGGCTACGACGACCTGCGCGAGGTGAACGAGGACGTCGTCTACTGCTCCATCTCCGCGTTCGGCGAGACGGGGCCGTGGAGCAGCCGTCCCGGCTACGACCTGCTGGTGCAGGGCACCAGCGGCATCATGAGCGTCACGGGACCCGAGGACGGCGACCCCGTGAAGGTCGGCCTCCCGCAGACCGACCTCATCACCGCCATGTGGTCGGCCTTCGGCATCGTCGGCGCGCTCTTCCGACGGGAACTCACGGGCGAGGGCGACCGGATCGAGATCGGCATGCACGACGCCGCGCTCCCGTGGCTCAGCAAGCAGGCCGGCAAGGCCTTCGTCGGGGAGCAACCGAAGCGCATGGGGACCAAAGACCCCGTGCTGGCGCCGTATCAGGCCTACCCCACCGCCGACGGCTACCTCAACGTCGGCTGTGGCAACCAGAAGCTCTGGGAGGAACTCTGTGCGGCGATCGACCGCCCCGACCTGGTCGACGACGAGCGGTTCGCCAGCAACCCCGACCGCGTCGCCAACATGGACGCCCTCGAGGAGGAACTGTCGGCGGTGTTCCGGGAGCGCCCCACCGAGGAGTGGGTCGACCTGCTGGCCGACGAACGCGGCCTCCCCGTCGGCCCGGTCTACGACGTGCCGACCGCCCTCGACAACGAACAGACCGAGGCCCGAGACGTGATCCGGGAGGTGGAACACCCCGCGCTGGGGACGGTGCCGGTGATCGAACACCCGCTCAACTACGAACACGCGGAGGCCGGGTTCGACGGCGCGCCGCCGCTCCTGGGCGAGGACACCGAGGCGATCCTGCGGGAACTGGGGTACGACGAGGCGGACCTGCGGACGCTCCGGGAGGAGGGCGCCATCCCCGACGCCGACTGA